A genomic region of Sphingobium sp. HWE2-09 contains the following coding sequences:
- a CDS encoding cytochrome b, with protein MATSAEADRPHEGDGARYTRVAMWLHWAIAILIIYNLVSGLLIWDLAKGFFKANRALYGFGLTSHLSSGMTVLALTVVRIVWRLMHEPPAYPHDMKLWERHASHFAHFLLYAGMVLMPLTGWAILSAHPPAGSPGAAVARIPMAAASPMAPGPAGSAPGARPDGPPPGARMPGPPGIWWTIPLPSITPIANIGIEPGGVEPQHILHEELALWHKIGGYLMILLLLGHVGGALKHQFIDKEPELQRMGWRKRKSRVQ; from the coding sequence GTGGCGACATCAGCAGAGGCCGACCGGCCGCATGAAGGCGACGGCGCGCGCTATACCCGGGTGGCGATGTGGCTCCACTGGGCCATTGCCATCCTGATCATCTACAATCTGGTCAGCGGCCTGCTGATCTGGGATCTGGCCAAAGGGTTCTTCAAGGCGAACCGCGCTTTATACGGCTTTGGCCTTACGTCGCATCTGTCGTCGGGCATGACCGTCCTTGCCCTGACGGTCGTTCGCATCGTGTGGCGCCTGATGCACGAGCCGCCCGCCTATCCGCACGATATGAAGCTGTGGGAGCGGCACGCCTCGCATTTCGCCCATTTCCTGCTCTATGCAGGCATGGTGCTGATGCCGCTGACGGGCTGGGCCATCTTGTCGGCGCATCCGCCAGCCGGATCGCCGGGCGCCGCGGTGGCGCGCATCCCCATGGCCGCCGCATCCCCGATGGCCCCCGGTCCTGCCGGCTCCGCCCCAGGCGCGCGCCCCGACGGGCCGCCGCCTGGCGCACGGATGCCTGGCCCTCCGGGTATCTGGTGGACGATTCCCTTGCCGTCGATCACGCCGATCGCCAACATCGGCATCGAGCCGGGTGGCGTCGAACCTCAGCACATACTGCATGAGGAGTTGGCGCTATGGCACAAGATCGGCGGCTATCTGATGATCCTGTTGCTGCTGGGTCATGTCGGCGGTGCGCTCAAGCATCAGTTCATCGACAAGGAGCCGGAACTGCAACGCATGGGTTGGCGCAAGCGCAAGTCCAGGGTGCAATAA
- a CDS encoding glutathione S-transferase family protein translates to MGIATDRLVLYHTPGACSRVTIAALEELDLSFEDRPIDIFKGGQFSPDYRAVNPKAKVPALLVGDALLTETPAILLWLTQAVPGDALLPGSDSLSRAQAFADLAWCSNTLHPLARTIRMPQRMTNGDPAPVKDFAIATMAPLLEAVHARLSTQSWWFGARWSIVDVYLSWIVGMCDGGGMDLSGLPALITHDARVRARPNFQRTLARETSALDEAGIVLPGGGKL, encoded by the coding sequence ATGGGCATCGCCACGGACCGGCTGGTCCTCTACCACACACCCGGCGCCTGCTCACGCGTGACCATCGCCGCGCTCGAAGAGCTGGACCTATCGTTCGAAGACCGGCCGATCGATATCTTCAAGGGCGGCCAGTTCAGCCCGGACTATCGCGCGGTCAACCCGAAGGCGAAGGTTCCTGCGCTGCTGGTGGGCGACGCCCTGTTGACCGAAACCCCGGCCATCCTTCTATGGTTGACCCAGGCCGTGCCCGGCGACGCGTTGCTGCCCGGCTCCGATTCACTATCGCGTGCGCAGGCCTTCGCCGATCTGGCATGGTGTTCCAACACGCTGCACCCGCTGGCGCGCACCATTCGTATGCCCCAGCGGATGACGAATGGCGACCCGGCGCCGGTCAAAGACTTCGCCATCGCCACCATGGCACCGCTGCTGGAAGCGGTGCACGCCCGGTTGTCGACCCAGTCCTGGTGGTTCGGCGCGCGCTGGTCGATCGTCGATGTCTATCTGTCGTGGATCGTGGGCATGTGCGATGGTGGCGGTATGGACCTGTCCGGCCTTCCGGCGCTCATCACGCACGACGCGCGGGTCCGCGCACGGCCCAATTTCCAGCGCACGTTGGCGCGCGAAACGTCGGCGCTGGACGAGGCCGGGATCGTTCTGCCGGGCGGGGGCAAGCTCTAG
- the mhpA gene encoding bifunctional 3-(3-hydroxy-phenyl)propionate/3-hydroxycinnamic acid hydroxylase MhpA: MFDCDLLVVGLGPVGDALAALGHVHGLSVIAIERSPTLFPLPRAAVFDHEIMRIFQMIGVAERIVPLCRVPDRYQFITASGDVLLDFPVEPVSRFGWAETYALHQPAVEQVLRDRLDELGVDVRLGVTFQGLSQDDTGVTAEILRNDQFETIRARYVVGCDGSWSPVRETLGIALDDYQFDEPWLVLDTIIEEPGDLPIVCQQICDPRRPVTHMAMSGKRFRWEFMLKPGETPEEMLAEERIHELMAPWNCVDRMEIERKAVYRFHALVAERWREGRVLLAGDAAHQMPPFAGQGMCSGIRDAANIAWKIASVVRGEADDTILDSYQAEREPHVRAIISTAIAMGQIVCMLDENAAAGRDRDMLARKASGAQDVSVSYPDLVGGYLTDTPRAGALFPQPVAQDGTRLDVVLGLGPVLIQRSPGGGMDAGVTTLSIDSPELAKFKTPIDAWLTDAQAQAVLIRPDRHVFGTGDASKLKYYWNEMAK; encoded by the coding sequence ATGTTTGACTGCGATCTGCTGGTCGTAGGGCTGGGGCCGGTCGGGGACGCCTTGGCGGCATTGGGCCATGTCCACGGCCTTTCGGTGATCGCGATCGAACGATCGCCCACGCTGTTCCCGTTGCCGCGTGCCGCCGTATTCGACCATGAAATTATGCGGATTTTCCAAATGATCGGCGTGGCCGAGCGGATCGTGCCGCTATGCCGCGTGCCCGATCGCTACCAGTTCATCACCGCGTCCGGCGACGTCCTGCTCGACTTCCCGGTGGAGCCAGTCAGCCGGTTCGGCTGGGCCGAAACCTATGCCCTGCACCAACCCGCCGTCGAACAGGTGCTGCGCGATCGGCTGGACGAACTAGGCGTCGATGTTCGATTGGGCGTCACGTTTCAGGGGTTGTCGCAGGATGATACCGGCGTGACCGCGGAAATTCTCCGCAACGATCAGTTCGAAACCATCCGCGCGCGCTATGTCGTGGGATGCGACGGGTCGTGGAGTCCGGTGCGCGAAACATTGGGCATCGCGCTGGACGACTATCAGTTCGACGAACCCTGGCTGGTGCTGGACACCATTATCGAGGAGCCGGGCGATCTGCCGATCGTCTGCCAACAGATTTGCGACCCGCGCCGTCCGGTCACGCATATGGCGATGAGCGGCAAGCGCTTCCGCTGGGAATTCATGCTCAAACCGGGCGAAACGCCCGAAGAGATGCTGGCGGAAGAGCGTATCCATGAACTCATGGCACCATGGAACTGCGTGGATCGCATGGAGATTGAGCGCAAGGCCGTCTATCGCTTTCATGCCCTGGTCGCCGAACGCTGGCGCGAGGGCCGCGTGCTGCTGGCTGGCGACGCCGCGCACCAGATGCCGCCCTTTGCGGGGCAGGGCATGTGTTCGGGCATCCGCGACGCCGCCAATATCGCGTGGAAGATCGCATCGGTCGTCCGTGGAGAGGCCGATGACACGATCCTCGACAGCTATCAGGCGGAACGCGAACCGCATGTCCGTGCGATCATTTCCACCGCCATCGCGATGGGACAGATCGTCTGCATGCTGGACGAAAACGCCGCCGCCGGACGCGATCGCGACATGCTGGCGCGCAAGGCGTCGGGCGCGCAGGATGTGTCCGTGTCCTACCCCGACCTCGTCGGCGGGTATCTGACCGACACGCCGCGTGCAGGCGCGCTGTTCCCTCAGCCCGTCGCGCAAGACGGCACCCGGCTCGATGTCGTGCTCGGGCTGGGACCGGTGCTGATCCAGCGCTCGCCGGGCGGGGGCATGGACGCGGGCGTGACGACATTGAGCATCGATTCCCCGGAACTTGCCAAGTTCAAAACGCCGATCGACGCATGGTTGACCGATGCCCAAGCTCAAGCCGTGTTGATCCGTCCCGATCGCCATGTCTTTGGTACAGGTGACGCAAGTAAACTAAAATATTATTGGAATGAAATGGCGAAATAA
- a CDS encoding acetoacetate decarboxylase family protein, with product MTFVPNPGSRYRMPIMFGPAPGPRQHPEGRMWTPQEAGRMTSHWMKLSYRTDPAKLEKLLPAGFSLRGDPIVSVSCAWFKNMYWLAGRGYGILSVDFPVTYQGKTERLDGALCPIIWEGSPDAIMTGREELGFPKMFARFSDIDWDEAAGRSACDAAWYDHTFFDIELTDLVEEQNPKKQLPGSNGGAQMYYKYMPRTSPGGSEGSDLAYVTTSAAPAGSGGAVANINFDEFEFRRWTGKGALNWHRATFEQLPLSFHIVNGMADLDILEYVDAEMVHFTGPGIGVAMNNHRAVEPA from the coding sequence ATGACGTTCGTTCCCAACCCTGGTTCGCGCTATCGCATGCCGATCATGTTCGGCCCTGCTCCAGGCCCGCGCCAGCATCCCGAAGGCCGCATGTGGACGCCGCAGGAAGCGGGCCGGATGACGTCGCACTGGATGAAGCTGAGCTACCGCACCGATCCGGCTAAGCTGGAAAAGCTGCTCCCCGCCGGGTTCAGCCTGCGCGGCGACCCGATCGTCTCGGTCAGCTGCGCCTGGTTCAAGAATATGTATTGGCTGGCCGGTCGCGGTTACGGCATCCTGTCGGTCGATTTCCCCGTCACCTATCAAGGCAAGACCGAACGGCTGGACGGCGCGCTCTGCCCGATCATCTGGGAAGGATCGCCCGACGCGATCATGACCGGACGTGAGGAACTGGGCTTCCCCAAGATGTTCGCCCGGTTCAGCGACATCGACTGGGACGAGGCGGCGGGCCGCTCCGCCTGCGACGCTGCTTGGTACGATCACACTTTCTTCGACATCGAATTGACCGATCTGGTCGAGGAACAGAATCCCAAGAAGCAGCTGCCCGGCTCCAATGGCGGCGCGCAGATGTATTATAAATATATGCCGCGCACGAGCCCGGGCGGCAGCGAAGGGTCGGACCTGGCCTATGTTACCACCTCGGCGGCTCCGGCGGGCAGCGGGGGCGCGGTCGCGAACATCAATTTCGATGAGTTCGAATTTCGCCGCTGGACCGGCAAGGGCGCGCTGAACTGGCATCGCGCCACGTTCGAACAGCTGCCGCTCTCGTTCCACATCGTCAACGGCATGGCCGATCTCGACATCCTGGAATATGTGGATGCGGAAATGGTGCACTTTACCGGTCCCGGCATCGGCGTCGCGATGAACAACCATCGGGCGGTCGAACCGGCTTGA
- a CDS encoding HupE/UreJ family protein codes for MRMRIIGRLLFALAATFLWQVTPASAHTRSESHSTWMVDGRSVHLTFSVSDVEARRLTTDGRPPNNPQLIAYLTPKVGASADGKPCTLTGKPRPVAAVTGYRRVEFLYDCPSPNGILLRDGAFFELVPTHVNMAQIQTVKGDFAEDVLTADAQTIDMSEAQGGVIEGAGLLTFVKMGIMHIFTGIDHMSFLLGLVLISRRFKDLIFVITGFTLGHSLTLALAVTGIIRPHAEFIDALVALTIALIGIENLAMQVHRPKLFALWTAGALFAMAGLKLLGIGLLPFTLLLGAGLFASNYLMVAGYVRDAGRLRLVITLIFGLIHGFGFAADLLNEAIPAAKLAELLVGFNLGVEVGQLTVVTTLVGIVALLRRFKLTLPRPIVVDVCASGLVLMGVYWFVSRSFA; via the coding sequence ATGAGGATGCGCATCATCGGGCGGCTGCTGTTCGCGCTGGCCGCGACCTTCCTGTGGCAAGTCACGCCAGCGAGCGCGCATACCCGGTCGGAATCCCATTCGACCTGGATGGTCGATGGCCGGTCGGTGCATTTGACCTTTTCCGTGTCCGATGTGGAGGCGCGGCGGCTGACAACCGACGGCCGACCGCCCAACAATCCGCAACTGATCGCGTATCTGACGCCCAAGGTGGGGGCTAGCGCCGATGGCAAGCCATGCACGCTGACGGGCAAGCCGCGCCCGGTCGCGGCGGTCACCGGCTATCGGCGGGTCGAGTTTCTGTATGACTGCCCTTCGCCCAACGGCATCCTGTTGCGCGACGGCGCCTTTTTCGAGCTGGTGCCGACCCATGTGAACATGGCGCAGATCCAGACCGTGAAGGGGGATTTCGCCGAAGACGTGCTGACCGCCGACGCCCAGACGATCGACATGAGCGAAGCGCAGGGCGGCGTAATCGAGGGTGCGGGGCTGCTGACCTTCGTGAAGATGGGCATCATGCACATCTTTACCGGCATCGACCATATGAGCTTCCTGCTGGGTCTCGTCCTGATTTCACGCCGGTTCAAGGATCTGATCTTCGTCATCACCGGCTTCACGCTGGGCCACAGCCTGACACTGGCGCTGGCGGTCACCGGCATCATCCGCCCCCATGCCGAGTTCATCGATGCATTGGTCGCGCTGACCATCGCGCTGATCGGCATCGAAAATCTGGCCATGCAGGTGCACAGGCCCAAGCTGTTCGCGCTGTGGACGGCGGGTGCGCTGTTCGCGATGGCGGGCCTGAAGCTGCTGGGCATCGGGTTGCTGCCCTTCACTTTGCTGCTGGGCGCGGGGCTGTTCGCGTCCAATTATCTGATGGTGGCGGGCTATGTGCGCGATGCCGGTCGGCTGCGGCTGGTCATCACGCTGATCTTCGGCCTGATCCACGGCTTTGGCTTTGCCGCCGACCTGCTGAACGAAGCGATACCGGCGGCGAAGCTGGCCGAATTGCTGGTCGGCTTCAATCTGGGCGTGGAGGTCGGCCAGTTGACGGTGGTCACGACGCTGGTCGGGATCGTCGCGCTGCTGCGGCGCTTCAAGCTGACGCTGCCCCGGCCGATCGTGGTGGATGTCTGCGCATCGGGGCTGGTGCTGATGGGCGTGTACTGGTTCGTCAGCCGCAGCTTTGCCTGA